From Oscillatoria salina IIICB1, one genomic window encodes:
- a CDS encoding cysteine dioxygenase family protein: MKSKDWLVKEDGKCLACETVREWDLLRNEYRLYRFLTEVEDVVNEAEVKGTKEEDFLPELRKLVRSLVMNNYWIKTQIPEPSEKTGVSWLMLYDELGFPLTVQTETILPGTISPIHNHGTWGVVAMLQGKQKNIFWQRSPTATHQDKITQVGAQILEPGDIISFTTEAIHAVEAMGDTPTVTFNIYGETFASKRFQFDPLTHQAKHF; this comes from the coding sequence ATGAAAAGTAAAGATTGGTTAGTGAAAGAAGATGGCAAGTGTCTGGCTTGTGAAACAGTGAGAGAATGGGATTTGTTAAGAAACGAGTATCGATTGTATCGATTTTTAACAGAAGTAGAAGATGTGGTTAACGAAGCCGAAGTAAAGGGAACAAAAGAAGAAGATTTCTTACCAGAATTGCGAAAATTAGTGCGATCGCTAGTGATGAATAACTACTGGATTAAAACCCAAATTCCCGAACCTAGCGAAAAAACAGGCGTTTCCTGGTTAATGCTGTATGACGAACTAGGATTTCCCCTGACAGTGCAGACAGAAACAATCTTACCAGGAACAATCTCGCCGATTCACAATCATGGCACATGGGGAGTCGTCGCGATGTTACAAGGAAAACAAAAGAACATTTTTTGGCAGCGATCGCCAACTGCCACACACCAAGATAAAATTACTCAAGTAGGCGCGCAAATCCTCGAACCGGGAGATATAATTAGTTTTACCACTGAAGCAATTCATGCAGTGGAAGCAATGGGAGACACACCCACAGTCACTTTTAACATCTACGGGGAAACCTTTGCTTCCAAACGCTTTCAATTCGATCCTCTCACTCATCAAGCCAAACACTTTTAA